The DNA sequence AACCGCAAGGCGCATTGCCGATTTTCGGCGTTTTGACGGCCTCGGCCACGGCTAGCGAAGTTAACAACATCTCGGTGGTCTCTAACCCCGAAAAAGAGTCGAAAACCTCGTGCAGCAGCCCCTTTTTGTTTCCCCGCGTCTCTATCATCGACCCATCGGTACAGTGTTCTCTGCCGGAGTCCCAGACGGTCAACGGTGGCATCGATATCATCGCCCACACCCTGGAGCGCCTTTTCGACGGAGCGACCGGCGTCGACCTGATGGACGAACAGGGATACGCCATCATCAAGAGCATGATGAAGCTGATCCCTCAGTTACGCTCCGACCCCGATGACTACGAGGCTCGCGCGCAGTACGCCTGGGCGGCGTCTCTGGGTCACAATGGATCTCTTTCCTGCGGGCGCGGCGAGAGAGGGGACTTTTCCTCTCATAAACTTGGACATTCCCTCAGCCTCCTTTTCGGAGTAGCGCACGGGGCGTCTTTGGCGGTGATGATGCCCGCGTGGGCTCGCTATCTCTACAGGGACAACCCCGCGCCCTTCGCCCGCTTCGCGGAAGCGGTGTTCGGCATTGAGCAAGACGCAGGGCGAGATGAGGAAGAGACGGCTCTCGAAGGTATCGAGCGACTGGAGAGCTTTTATCGTTCAATAGGGGCGTCGACCACTTTGCGCGAGCTGAATATCGGCGAGGCGGATATTGAACGAGTCGCCCAGAACGCTGCCGCGTTCGCGCCCTTCGGTGTCTTGAAGTCCCTTTCCGCCGAGGATATTTTGGAAATTTACAAGTTGGCTTATTGATTTCAAATTTAGCTGCGTTTGGTCACATATTCGATCATTTGAATCGGGGGGTTTTGTATGGAGCTTTTCAATGGTATTTTTATGTTGACGTGGCAACAGGCGGTTATGCTCGTGGTCGGTTTAACGATGGTCTACTTGGCTATCGCCAAGGAGTACGAACCGACGCTGCTGCTTCCTATGGGCTTTGGCACAATATTGGTGAACATTCCTTTGTCCTCCGCCCTGACCCAAATCAGCGGCGGGCATATCGAAATCGGCGCAATCACCCGCCTTTTCGATATGGGAATCGCAACGGAGCTTTTTCCTCTTCTAATTTTCATCGCCATCGGGGCGATGATCGACTTCAAGCCCCTTTTCTTGACGCCCGTGGCGATGGTGTTTGGTCTGATGGCCCAAGGAGGTATCTTCCTCACAATGGGTATTGCCTGGTACTTCTTCGGTTTTTCCATCCGGGAAGCAGCCTCCATCGGCATCATCGGCGCGGCGGACGGGCCAACTTCTATTTACGTCGCTAACCGCTTCGCCCCCCACTTGCTGGGTTCCATATCGGTGGCCGCGTATTCCTACATGTCGCTGGTTCCTATTATTCAGCCGCCTGTGATTCGTTTACTGACGACAAAAGCGGAGCGCCGTATCCCCATGACGTTCCATGAAAGGGAAGTCTCGCAAAGGGCCAAGATCCTGTTTCCCATCGTGGTTACGTTGATATCGGGAATTCTAGTGCCGGCCTCGGCCTCCCTCATCGGTTTCCTGATGTTTGGCAACCTACTGCGGGAGTGCGGCGTCGTGAATCGCTTGGCCCAAGGCGCTCAGAATGAGCTGGCGAATATCGTGACGATCCTTCTGGGACTCGCGATCTCCAACAAGATGACTGGCGAGGAGTTTTTGCAGGCCAGAACGCTGGGTATTATGGCGCTAGGGTTGGTGGCTTTCATACTGGACACGGCTGTGGGAGTGGTCACGGCTAAGATCTTGAACCTCTTCTTGACTCACAAGATCAACCCCATGATCGGAGCGGCGGGAATCTCCGCTTTTCCCATGTCTTCCCGGGTGATCCAGAGAATGGCGGCGAAGGAGGACAAGCATAACTTCATCTTAATGCAGGCCGTGGGGGCCAATGTCTCTGGTCAAATTGGATCGGTTTTGGCGGGTGGCTTACTGCTGGCTTACCTGGCTGGTTTGTAAGAAGCACACCATCAGAAAATCACGACCAGAAAATCACGTTTATTGCTTGCTCTAATTCATTGCTTGCTCTAAAGTAGCGTAATAAAAATCCCCTCTCCGCAATCACGATGGAGAGGGGATTTTATATCTGTTCGGTGTTTTTGGTTATTCCGGTCTGACCTTCTTGAAGAACAGCGCTTTTTTCTGGGCGGTGTCACAAACCAGCATAACACCGTCCTTGTCCTTGGGGTTATGAAATTCGTCCATCGTCAAAACGGCGTGCAGTAGCTTCAGATCTTTCGTGGCCTCTAGGGCGTCTCTCACCTTTACGGGATCGTCCGTGCCCGCACGCTCAATGGCGTCCTTAAGCCAGTACATGCAAT is a window from the Synergistaceae bacterium genome containing:
- a CDS encoding iron-containing alcohol dehydrogenase — encoded protein: MKNFTWWNPTIVIFGRDTIPQIADQLAAIDAKSALLVYGGKAIFKNGVYSRVTEALAQKNIAFPELGGVKPNPTIDKVREGVARIKASAVDAVVPVGGGSVFDTAKAIAAGVLYDEDPWDFFEGKAAEPQGALPIFGVLTASATASEVNNISVVSNPEKESKTSCSSPFLFPRVSIIDPSVQCSLPESQTVNGGIDIIAHTLERLFDGATGVDLMDEQGYAIIKSMMKLIPQLRSDPDDYEARAQYAWAASLGHNGSLSCGRGERGDFSSHKLGHSLSLLFGVAHGASLAVMMPAWARYLYRDNPAPFARFAEAVFGIEQDAGRDEEETALEGIERLESFYRSIGASTTLRELNIGEADIERVAQNAAAFAPFGVLKSLSAEDILEIYKLAY
- a CDS encoding sodium ion-translocating decarboxylase subunit beta is translated as MELFNGIFMLTWQQAVMLVVGLTMVYLAIAKEYEPTLLLPMGFGTILVNIPLSSALTQISGGHIEIGAITRLFDMGIATELFPLLIFIAIGAMIDFKPLFLTPVAMVFGLMAQGGIFLTMGIAWYFFGFSIREAASIGIIGAADGPTSIYVANRFAPHLLGSISVAAYSYMSLVPIIQPPVIRLLTTKAERRIPMTFHEREVSQRAKILFPIVVTLISGILVPASASLIGFLMFGNLLRECGVVNRLAQGAQNELANIVTILLGLAISNKMTGEEFLQARTLGIMALGLVAFILDTAVGVVTAKILNLFLTHKINPMIGAAGISAFPMSSRVIQRMAAKEDKHNFILMQAVGANVSGQIGSVLAGGLLLAYLAGL